In the Malus domestica chromosome 16, GDT2T_hap1 genome, one interval contains:
- the LOC103403377 gene encoding pyruvate kinase, cytosolic isozyme, with translation MANIDIEGILKELPNDGRIPKTKIVCTLGPSSRSVPMVEKLLRAGMNVARFNFSHGTHDYHQETLDNLRTAMHNTQILCAVMLDTKGPEIRTGFLKGGKPIQLKEGQEITITTDYSIKGDAEMISMSYKKLAVDLKPRNTILCADGTITLTVLSCDPAAGTVRCRCENTAMLGERKNVNLPGVVVDLPTLTEKDKEDILEWGVPNKIDMIALSFVRKGSDLVNVRKVLGPHAKNIQLMSKVENQEGVINFDEILRETDSFMVARGDLGMEIPVEKIFLAQKMMIYKCNLVGKPVVTATQMLESMIKSPRPTRAEATDVANAVLDGTDCVMLSGESAAGSYPELAVKIMARICIEAESSLDYRAIFKEMIKSTPLPMSPLESLASSAVRTANKARAKLIVVLTRGGSTAKLVAKYRPAVPILSVVVPVLTTDSFDWTCSDETPARHSLIYRGLIPLLAEGSAKATDAESTEVILEAALKSATERGLCTPGDAVVALHRIGVASVIKICVVK, from the exons ATGGCCAACATAGACATAGAAGGAATACTCAAGGAGCTCCCCAACGACGGCCGCATCCCCAAGACCAAGATCGTCTGCACCCTCGGCCCCTCTTCCCGCTCGGTCCCCATGGTCGAGAAGCTTCTCAGGGCTGGCATGAACGTCGCCCGCTTCAACTTCTCTCACGGCACCCACGACTACCACCAGGAGACCCTCGACAATCTCCGCACTGCCATGCACAACACTCAGATCCTCTGCGCCGTGATGCTTGATACAAAG GGGCCTGAGATTCGGACTGGATTCCTCAAGGGTGGAAAACCGATTCAACTTAAGGAAGGGCAGGAAATTACTATTACTACTGATTACAGCATCAAGGGGGATGCAGAGATGATTTCCATGAGCTACAAGAAGCTTGCTGTGGATTTGAAGCCTAGAAATACCATTTTATGTGCAGATGGCACCATTACTCTCACTGTATTATCTTGTGATCCGGCAGCTGGTACAGTTAGGTGCCGCTGTGAGAACACTGCAATGCTGGGTGAAAGAAAAAATGTCAATCTTCCTGGTGTTGTGGTGGATCTTCCCACACTGACGGAGAAGGATAAGGAAGATATTCTCGAATGGGGCGTGCCCAACAAGATTGATATGATTGCTCTTTCATTTGTACGCAAGGGATCAGATCTTGTTAATGTCCGTAAAGTTCTTGGACCCCATGCCAAGAACATACAATTGATGTCAAAG GTTGAAAACCAGGAGGGAGTTATCAACTTTGACGAGATATTGCGAGAGACAGATTCATTCATGGTTGCCCGTGGTGATCTTGGAATGGAAATCCCAGTTGAGAAAATTTTTCTGGCACAAAAGATGATGATATATAAGTGTAATCTTGTGGGCAAGCCTGTGGTCACTGCCACTCAGATGCTTGAATCCATGATCAAGTCTCCTCGGCCAACCCGTGCTGAAGCCACAGATGTAGCTAATGCTGTCCTTGATGGCACTGATTGTGTCATGCTTAGTGGTGAGAGTGCAGCTGGGTCCTATCCAGAACTTGCTGTGAAAATTATGGCTCGTATATGTATTGAGGCAGAATCTTCCCTTGATTACAGGGCAATCTTTAAGGAGATGATAAAGTCGACACCCCTTCCAATGAGCCCTTTGGAGAGTCTTGCATCCTCTGCTGTCAGAACAGCCAACAAGGCCAGAGCCAAACTCATTGTTGTGTTGACACGTGGTGGGAGCACAGCCAAATTGGTGGCGAAGTACCGGCCTGCTGTTCCTATCCTGTCGGTGGTGGTTCCAGTTCTGACCACAGACTCATTTGATTGGACCTGCAGTGATGAGACTCCGGCAAGGCATAGCCTAATCTACAGGGGGTTGATTCCTCTATTGGCTGAAGGATCTGCCAAAGCTACTGATGCAGAATCCACAGAGGTGATCCTGGAAGCTGCTCTGAAGTCAGCAACAGAGAGGGGATTGTGCACGCCTGGGGATGCTGTGGTGGCACTTCATCGTATTGGAGTCGCCTCTGTTATTAAGATCTGCGTGGTAAAGTGA
- the LOC103403378 gene encoding lipoyl synthase, chloroplastic-like, whose amino-acid sequence MRLEKSRYSRQEIEEELKTMMIQLQSQVSSSSSCPVGPISFEVPKGRMSALNVRSGGRRRGIRCKAVAVGMGPYTGRDPDAKKAEWLRQKAPQGHKYGEVKESLSRLNLKTVCEEAQCPNIGECWNGGGDGISTATIMLLGDTCTRGCRFCAVKTSRTPPPPDPMEPLHTATAVASWGVDYIVLTSVDRDDLADGGSGHFARTVQALKTLKPDIMVECLTSDFRGDLTAVHTLLYSGLDVFAHNIETVKRLQRIVRDPRAGYEQSLSVLRHAKQSKKGMITKTSIMLGLGETDNELKETMADLRAIDVDILTLGQYLQPTPLHLTVKEYVGPEKFVFWKEYGESIGFRYVASGPLVRSSYRAGELFVKTMVREMANSSTGVPQ is encoded by the exons ATGCGCCTTGAG AAATCTAGATATTCTAGACAGGAAATTGAGGAAGAATTGAAGACGATGATGATTCAGCTGCAATCCCAagtttcatcatcatcatcatgccCAGTGGGCCCAATCTCATTTGAGGTTCCGAAAGGCCGGATGTCTGCCTTGAATGTACGATCAGGAGGACGACGACGAGGAATACGATGTAAGGCGGTGGCGGTGGGAATGGGGCCTTACACGGGGAGAGACCCAGATGCGAAGAAGGCGGAATGGCTAAGGCAGAAAGCCCCCCAGGGACACAAGTACGGGGAGGTCAAGGAGTCCTTGTCCCGTCTGAATCTCAAGACGGTGTGCGAGGAGGCCCAGTGCCCTAACATCGGCGAATGTTGGAATGGAGGTGGCGATGGCATTTCCACTGCCACCATCATGCTCCTCGGAGACACCTGCACCCGCGGCTGTCGCTTCTGTGCCGTCAAGACCAGCCGGACTCCTCCACCTCCCGATCCCATGGAGCCTCTCCACACTGCCACCGCCGTTGCCAGCTGGGGCGTCGATTATATTGTTTTAACCAGTGTTGATCGCGATGACCTGGCCGATGGTGGAAGCGGACATTTTGCTCGCACCGTCCAAGCCCTCAAG ACTCTCAAGCCTGACATCATGGTTGAGTGTTTAACTTCCGACTTTCGCGGTGACTTGACGGCTGTACACACTCTGCTTTACTCTGGACTTGATGTTTTTGCACACAACATTGAGACCGTCAAACGCCTCCAGCGAATTGTCAGAGACCCTCGCGCTGG GTATGAGCAAAGCTTATCTGTTCTAAGACATGCAAAGCAAAGCAAGAAGGGGATGATAACAAAAACTTCTATAATGTTGGGCCTGGGAGAAACAGACAATGAGTTGAAGGAAACCATGGCTGATTTAAGGGCTATAGATGTTGATATATTGACACTTGGACAATATTTACAG CCAACTCCATTACATTTGACTGTCAAAGAATATGTCGGCCCTGAGAAATTCGTTTTCTGGAAGGAATATGGGGAGTCTATTGGATTTCGTTATGTAGCCAGTGGCCCCTTG GTCCGGTCCTCGTATAGGGCAGGGGAACTGTTTGTTAAAACAATGGTCAGGGAAATGGCTAACAGCTCTACTGGCGTACCTCAGTAA
- the LOC139192738 gene encoding uncharacterized protein, with translation MNLAHVVKEEAPKSNENPMTKETVMAIEAWNHSEFCCRNYILNSLDDNLYDIYSLCKTTKELWESLEKKYKIDDAGSKKFVINKFLKYTMVDSKSVVFQVQEIQKLIYELHSEGCEINEHFQVGAIIEKLPNFVE, from the coding sequence ATGAATCTCGCTCATGTTGTCAAAGAAGAAGCTCCGAAGTCTAATGAGAATCCAATGACGAAAGAGACTGTCATGGCAATTGAAGCTTGGAATCATTCCGAGTTTTGTTGCAGGAATTATATTCTAAATAGTTTGGATGACAATCTCTACGACATTTATTCTCTGTGCAAGACAACAAAGGAATTGTGGGAATCCCTGGAGAAAAAGTATAAGATTGATGATGCtggttcaaagaaatttgttaTCAATAAGTTTCTCAAATATACAATGGTGGATTCAAAATCTGTTGTCTTTCAGGTCCAAGAAATCCAGAAATTGATCTATGAACTGCACTCCGAGGGATGCGAGATCAATGAGCATTTCCAAGTTGGGGCGATAATTGAAAAATTGCCCAACTTCGTGGAATGA
- the LOC103419792 gene encoding uncharacterized protein, with protein MMAALVTGGAKLEGSGFISLQNINYNNTRGRRRRNEETNCRPHPPPPPRLLSLVVCQAEAAKGSGTTARGRRLVKIREEKRKREYDRLHRYPAWAKVLEDACKDDGELRAVLGDSIGNPELMRKRVEERIRQKGRDFTKSKTGSVLAFKVTFRDFNPLDSHIWFEFYGSPSDRDVDLFGSVIQSWYVMGRLGAFNSTNLQLANSSMEYNPLYDVDKGFKVMPSSFHDISDVEFQDNWGRVWVDLGTADYFSVDVLLNCLTVLSTEYLGIQQIVFGGRNMGDWEEGMTNTEYGYKYFKI; from the exons ATGATGGCGGCCTTGGTCACAGGAGGAGCCAAACTGGAGGGTTCAGGCTTTATCTCGCTACAGAATATTAATTACAACAATacacgaggaagaagaagaagaaacgaagaaACCAACTGTCGACCTCATCCACCTCCACCACCTCGGCTCCTATCACTAGTAGTATGCCAGGCCGAGGCGGCCAAAGGGTCAGGTACCACCGCCAGAGGACGCAGACTTGTTAAAATTCGTGAAGAGAAGAGGAAGCGCGAGTACGACCGCCTTCACAGGTATCCAGCCTGGGCCAAAGTGTTGGAAGACGCCTGCAAGGACGATGGTGAGCTGCGAGCGGTTCTTGGAGACAGCATTGGGAACCCTGAGCTCATGAGGAAAAGGGTCGAAGAAAGAATCCGCCAGAAGGGCAGGGACTTCACCAAATCCAAAACCGGTTCTGTCCTTGCCTTCAAAGTCACTTTCAGAGA CTTCAATCCTCTTGATTCCCACATATGGTTTGAATTCTATGGATCCCCATCTGATCGCGATGTTGATCTCTTCGGCAGT GTTATTCAATCATGGTATGTCATGGGACGCTTGGGTGCCTTTAATTCTACTAATCTGCAG CTGGCAAATTCTTCTATGGAGTACAATCCCCTTTATGATGTGGATAAGGGTTTCAAAGTGATGCCATCTTCATTTCATGATATCAGCGACGTTGAGTTTCAGGATAACTGGGGTCGTGTTTG GGTAGACCTTGGTACAGCTGACTATTTTTCTGTGGATGTACTCCTCAATTGCTTGACAGTCTTGAGTACAGA ATATCTGGGCATTCAACAGATAGTTTTTGGTGGCCGTAACATGGGTGATTGGGAAGAGGGGATGACCAACACAGAGTATGGATACAAGTACTTCAAGATCTGA